In Paroedura picta isolate Pp20150507F chromosome 1, Ppicta_v3.0, whole genome shotgun sequence, the following are encoded in one genomic region:
- the NEIL2 gene encoding endonuclease 8-like 2 isoform X1 → MSPLNTMFLMVLQVILVICKSSLDLCAALLRSHRSKNRKMCRSWHVQSQRGLAGTSRYSRRASVRSRWYALAEVGVPRRWWVYPRSKNWWEQFIRLTWDEEQWIENFRMSRATFFEIVEALRPRLQRQTTNMREPIPVEKRVAIAIWYLANANCYREVREQFGVGLSTVGEIVLEVCCAMELDLLKKTVRLGDEIPKIMDGFAHLGFPHCIGAIDGMHILIRAPGGRIDEYGNCKKNCSILLQGTVDHSGRFINAEVGWRGQTQDVLVFQDSTLCTAMDAGVFVPGNPTMDINGVQVPALMVAGGAYPIRRWLMKPFGKNGDRRQQIFDCGLHRARNVAESAFGRLKTRWRCLTMRLPVFEENITTVITACVILHNICEEKGHSVVVDLSDSAPSLISGDEEDYYRNDNCRKEEGKRVRSAVADFMLRHQPCP, encoded by the exons ATGTCCCCTCTGAACACCATGTTCCTGATGGTGCTGCAGGTCATCCTCGTGATCTGCAAAAGTTCTTTGGATTTGTGTGCGGCACTTTTGAGAAGCCACCGCTCAAAGAATAGGAAAATGTGCCGTTCGTGGCACGTGCAGAGCCAGAGAGGTCTCGCTGGTACGTCAAGGTATTCAAGGAGGGCCAGTGTGCGGTCACGCTGGTATGCCCTCGCTGAAGTCGGGGTGCCTCGTCGCTGGTGGGTGTACCCCCGGAGCAAGAACTGGTGGGAGCAGTTCATCAGGCTCACGTGGGACGAGGAGCAGTGGATAGAGAACTTCCGCATGAGTCGTGCCACCTTTTTTGAAATAGTGGAAGCCCTCAGGCCACGTCTCCAGCGGCAGACCACCAACATGAGGGAGCCGATACCTGTCGAGAAGAGGGTGGCCATTGCCATCTGGTATCTTGCCAATGCAAACTGCTACAGGGAGGTGCGTGAACAATTTGGAGTTGGTCTCTCCACGGTGGGGGAGATAGTCCTCGAGGTTTGCTGTGCCATGGAGCTCGACCTGCTGAAGAAGACGGTGCGCCTGGGCGATGAGATCCCTAAG ATCATGGATGGTTTTGCACATCTAGGATTCCCACACTGCATTGGGGCAATTGACGGAATGCACATCCTCATACGAGCCCCAGGAGGGCGGATTGATGAATATGGCAACTGCAAGAAAAACTGCTCCATACTTCTGCAGGGCACCGTAGACCACAGTGGACGGTTTATCAATGCTGAGGTTGGCTGGCGTGGCCAAACCCAGGATGTGCTTGTATTCCAGGACTCTACCTTGTGCACGGCAATGGATGCTGGGGTCTTTGTTCCTGGAAACCCAACCATGGATATCAACGGAGTACAGGTGCCAGCACTGATGGTAGCAGGTGGAGCTTACCCCATTCGCAGGTGGCTAATGAAGCCCTTTGGCAAAAATGGGGACAGGCGCCAGCAAATATTTGACTGTGGGCTCCACAGGGCTAGGAACGTGGCAGAGTCCGCTTTTGGGCGGCTCAAGACACGATGGCGATGCCTAACGATGCGCCTTCCTGTTTTTGAGGAGAACATCACCACCGTGATTACAGCTTGTGTCATCCTGCACAATATATGCGAGGAGAAAGGACATAGTGTGGTGGTGGACCTCAGTGACTCTGCCCCCTCTCTTATTTCCGGTGATGAGGAAGACTACTACCGGAATGATAACTGTCgcaaagaggaagggaaacgtgTCAGGAGTGCCGTTGCTGATTTCATGCTTAGGCACCAACCTTGTCCGTGA